One window of Chloroflexus aggregans DSM 9485 genomic DNA carries:
- the pheT gene encoding phenylalanine--tRNA ligase subunit beta produces the protein MRVPLSWLREFVAIDLPVEELARRLTFGGMEVAQIHRIGVEGSPLPWDPELIVVANVLEVRSHPNADRLVLADVDYGAAQPHTVVTGAPNLFPYRDQGRLPHPLKAVFAREGAQLYDGHAEGWVITKLKGRPVRGVMSDAMLCSEKELGLSEDHEGILILPDDAPVGMPLRDYLGEVILEIDLTPNFARCLSIVGIAREVAALTGAPLKLPDPQVVAEGPSIIGRAKVTVHEPDLCPRFMVGLAEGVKIGPSPFWMQRRLINAGMRPINNIVDISNYVMLEWGQPTHAFDADRVADRHLIVRLAQPGERLTTLDDRDRDLTPSPESGLSHPPLLVCDATGPLAIAGVMGGASSEVSNATTNVLLEAAIWEPVQIRRTARSLKLPSEASRRFERGVDYALPPIALRRCLELMRLYAGATIAADFIDVYSRPWQPVTIELPPSEVRRLLGIHLDAHSIAEILGRLGFTCSIQGGSTVGDFAILAAEPVVRVEVPSFRQDVTMVADLCEELARVYGYDRIPSTRLADELPPPMTVKAIELEDQVRDLMVGAGLTELITYSLIDMALVARVQPSEAVPERYLKISNPGTPEHVYMRRSLLPSLAAALALNLRERERSLVFEIGRVYLPPAEPGKDERWLPDEPRRLAIALAGPRQPESWLSTDRDWLDFYDLKGIVELLGERLGLSDQLTFAPLTDDERFHPGRSAVLMLVHKRDSRGRPVDQQPVGVLGEAHPQVRARLEVNVPRVLLAEIDLETLIAHAGQATYRAISRFPASVQDLSIVADETVSEAQIRAVIQRSAGEYLESLTLFDRYSGSQVEEGKRSLTYHLVFRASDRTLLDETLAKIRKKIIGNLERELGATIRS, from the coding sequence ATGCGAGTTCCACTGTCGTGGTTGCGTGAATTTGTTGCGATTGATCTGCCGGTCGAGGAATTGGCCCGTCGCCTCACCTTTGGGGGTATGGAAGTTGCGCAGATCCACCGCATTGGCGTTGAGGGGTCGCCGCTGCCCTGGGATCCCGAATTGATTGTCGTGGCGAATGTGCTAGAAGTGCGCTCGCACCCCAACGCCGACCGGCTCGTGTTAGCCGATGTTGATTACGGTGCCGCCCAGCCACACACGGTCGTCACCGGTGCACCGAATCTCTTCCCTTACCGCGATCAGGGTCGCCTGCCGCATCCGCTCAAGGCAGTCTTCGCCCGTGAAGGTGCGCAGTTGTACGATGGTCACGCCGAGGGATGGGTGATTACAAAACTGAAGGGCCGCCCGGTGCGGGGCGTGATGAGCGATGCGATGCTCTGTTCTGAGAAGGAGCTAGGGCTTAGTGAGGATCACGAAGGCATTTTGATCTTGCCTGACGATGCGCCGGTAGGGATGCCGTTACGTGATTATTTGGGTGAGGTGATCCTTGAGATCGATCTCACCCCGAATTTTGCCCGCTGCCTCTCGATTGTCGGTATAGCCCGCGAAGTTGCTGCCCTGACCGGTGCGCCGCTCAAGCTGCCCGATCCACAAGTCGTTGCCGAGGGACCGTCGATCATCGGACGCGCCAAGGTGACAGTCCACGAGCCTGACCTCTGCCCACGCTTTATGGTGGGGCTGGCCGAAGGGGTAAAGATCGGTCCATCACCGTTCTGGATGCAACGCCGGCTGATCAACGCCGGGATGCGCCCGATTAACAATATCGTTGATATTTCCAACTATGTGATGCTTGAGTGGGGACAGCCGACCCATGCCTTCGATGCCGACCGTGTCGCCGACCGCCATCTGATCGTGCGACTGGCCCAACCGGGTGAACGGCTCACGACCCTCGATGACCGTGATCGGGATTTGACCCCTAGCCCTGAAAGCGGCTTGTCGCATCCGCCACTGTTGGTATGCGATGCAACCGGGCCGTTGGCGATAGCCGGTGTGATGGGAGGGGCCAGTTCAGAAGTCAGCAATGCGACGACAAATGTGTTGCTCGAGGCGGCCATTTGGGAACCGGTGCAGATTCGGCGCACGGCACGCAGCCTGAAATTGCCGAGCGAGGCGTCGCGCCGGTTTGAGCGCGGGGTTGATTACGCACTGCCACCGATTGCTCTGCGCCGCTGTTTGGAGTTGATGCGACTGTATGCCGGAGCGACGATTGCTGCCGATTTCATCGATGTTTATTCTCGTCCGTGGCAGCCGGTAACGATCGAACTGCCGCCATCGGAGGTTCGCCGGTTGCTCGGTATTCATCTCGATGCTCACTCAATTGCTGAGATTTTGGGTCGGCTTGGTTTTACCTGCTCGATCCAAGGTGGGTCGACGGTCGGCGATTTTGCGATCTTAGCTGCCGAACCGGTGGTGCGGGTAGAAGTGCCCTCTTTCCGCCAAGATGTCACCATGGTCGCCGATCTGTGCGAAGAATTAGCGCGTGTCTATGGCTATGATCGCATTCCCTCAACGCGCCTGGCCGACGAATTACCCCCACCGATGACGGTGAAAGCCATTGAACTGGAAGATCAGGTGCGTGACTTGATGGTTGGGGCCGGACTGACCGAGTTGATCACCTACTCCTTGATCGACATGGCACTGGTTGCCCGCGTCCAACCCTCTGAAGCCGTGCCCGAACGGTATCTCAAGATCAGCAATCCCGGTACTCCAGAACACGTATATATGCGACGCTCGCTCCTCCCGTCGCTCGCAGCAGCGTTAGCGCTCAACTTACGTGAACGCGAGCGATCGCTGGTCTTTGAGATTGGGCGCGTCTACCTGCCCCCAGCCGAACCGGGCAAGGATGAACGGTGGCTCCCCGATGAACCGCGCCGTCTGGCAATAGCCCTCGCCGGACCACGTCAGCCCGAAAGTTGGTTGAGCACCGACCGCGACTGGCTCGATTTCTACGATTTGAAGGGTATCGTCGAACTGCTCGGCGAACGGCTGGGATTGAGTGATCAACTGACCTTTGCACCACTGACCGATGATGAACGTTTCCATCCCGGACGATCGGCGGTGCTCATGTTGGTGCATAAACGCGATAGCCGGGGGCGCCCGGTCGATCAGCAGCCGGTTGGCGTACTCGGTGAAGCGCATCCGCAGGTACGCGCCCGCCTCGAAGTGAACGTACCACGTGTGCTGCTCGCCGAGATCGATCTCGAAACACTCATCGCCCACGCCGGACAAGCGACCTACCGGGCCATTTCACGCTTCCCGGCCAGCGTGCAGGATTTGTCGATTGTCGCCGATGAAACGGTGAGCGAAGCTCAGATCCGCGCCGTCATCCAACGCAGCGCCGGTGAGTATCTTGAGAGCTTGACCCTGTTCGACCGCTATAGTGGGTCACAGGTAGAAGAGGGTAAGCGTAGCCTGACGTATCACCTCGTCTTCCGCGCATCTGACCGCACCCTCCTCGACGAGACGTTAGCCAAGATACGCAAGAAGATTATCGGCAATCTTGAACGCGAATTAGGCGCAACCATCCGCAGTTAG
- a CDS encoding sensor histidine kinase, with protein sequence MGGHRQREVGKRYTASAIPDIATLKTCLRMGVAGGYTPSALIQLAHTLSYATLAEGGSVLVAGAAGGHWADLALQAIELPIQRHNLTVQGNGVALIGVGARHGYALVAVPIEPLERNPDLQLHDAHWSYAPEDLLTIGEVFNGAIPMLQRVALLRLQPLPTNVLLQIAQQALNFAARQHVTLALANRVLQERLRNHEEQTRMIVHDMRAPLHTLLISLKALQRQTFDANMHNELLDVARHYVLSLTETLLDSARLETSSWALQLHPTNLVTLIKTVCEPFCHVSHPDQPQVKVELPAELPLVMVDHHLIERVITNLVSNAIKFTPSGGQVTVTAGLTNDGHSVEIRVSDTGQGIPPEARDRIFDRFYQVNANDRRRGTGLGLYFCRLAVEAHGGSIALESEVGRGSTFSVQLPMQ encoded by the coding sequence GTGGGGGGGCATCGTCAACGTGAAGTAGGAAAGCGGTATACCGCGAGCGCAATACCGGATATTGCGACTCTCAAGACCTGTTTACGAATGGGGGTGGCCGGTGGGTATACCCCGTCTGCCCTGATCCAGTTGGCACATACGTTAAGTTATGCGACCCTCGCTGAAGGGGGATCGGTATTGGTTGCCGGTGCTGCCGGTGGTCATTGGGCCGATTTAGCGCTCCAAGCGATTGAACTGCCGATCCAACGTCACAATCTTACCGTCCAAGGCAATGGCGTGGCGTTAATCGGCGTAGGGGCACGCCACGGTTATGCACTGGTTGCCGTTCCCATCGAGCCGTTGGAGCGCAATCCCGATCTGCAATTACACGATGCGCATTGGAGTTATGCACCGGAAGATCTCTTGACCATTGGTGAGGTGTTTAACGGGGCAATCCCGATGTTGCAGCGGGTAGCCCTCTTGCGATTGCAACCGCTACCTACCAATGTGTTGTTGCAAATTGCTCAGCAAGCTCTTAATTTTGCGGCGCGCCAGCACGTCACGCTTGCATTGGCGAATCGCGTCCTACAAGAGCGACTGCGTAATCATGAGGAACAGACGCGCATGATCGTGCATGATATGCGTGCGCCGTTGCATACGCTGCTGATCAGCTTGAAGGCGTTGCAGCGTCAGACCTTCGATGCCAATATGCACAATGAATTGTTGGACGTGGCCCGTCATTATGTACTTAGTCTCACCGAGACGTTGCTCGATTCGGCCCGTTTGGAAACAAGCAGTTGGGCGTTACAGTTACATCCGACCAATCTGGTAACGTTGATCAAGACGGTGTGTGAACCGTTCTGTCATGTGAGCCATCCTGACCAACCGCAGGTGAAGGTAGAACTGCCGGCAGAGTTGCCGCTGGTCATGGTCGATCATCACCTGATCGAGCGCGTGATTACGAATCTAGTCTCGAACGCGATCAAGTTTACTCCATCTGGTGGTCAAGTTACTGTGACCGCCGGTCTCACAAACGATGGGCATAGCGTGGAGATTCGCGTAAGTGATACCGGCCAGGGTATTCCACCGGAGGCACGCGATCGCATCTTCGATCGGTTCTACCAGGTGAATGCTAACGATCGGCGACGTGGCACCGGTTTGGGCCTCTATTTCTGCCGGTTGGCCGTCGAGGCGCACGGTGGTAGTATTGCGCTGGAGAGCGAAGTGGGGCGTGGTTCGACCTTTAGCGTACAGTTGCCGATGCAGTAA
- a CDS encoding clostripain-related cysteine peptidase, whose protein sequence is MTARLIAVSGPRAGHLFQLSDTPITIGRSPDNSIVIASQLASRRHAEIRREGGVYVLVDLGSSNGTLLNGKPVQRQILRSGDTFVIGDEVFRFEELPAATLEPTISLAATSPPPESWSTPSPPAAGWGTPPAPTGGNVRIPAPLPSAAPPVSPQARRFPVWLILTGLFTCIILAAAVAGGVWFVNRIGTDGGGVVSSGGGANTTGGGNVNESGSPVPIPEITPTRELPPNAADWTVLVYLDGDNNLESDAIADFLEMARVGSTERVHIVVEFDRIRSPEFWDDKRYDNWEGTLRFRVEKGMEPTRANALADLGERNMGDPATLTDFLVWGIETYPAQRYAIILWDHGASWLGIASDDTDGDALNLPEIGSAFETALRRTRIGGFELIGFDACLMAQIDVLHTVAPYGRVAVASAELEPNTGWAWDAWLAQLINNPAQDGYVIAPVIVQTYMDSFGTGSADEVTLSAFDLSRTDELINRLDAFAQTLQRDVQQSYTAIGQARSFVNVYAPSYAEEFNAIDLPHFLALLPQQGASGAVRERANELLQLIEEARLANGVGAYHRQSGGLSIYFPQLAELYAEAYERISPIPRATAWDDFLAAYYQAGNTAVRRPTIRDLLLNREVVSVNAPASLTGTVAGSDIAYVFQFIGIPNERRDTVDLILVDFVYPPGTTPGNPIPDWSDGEFSLRLNWDATNWYLSNGTDSIEVLLGPIKYGVEFYGVEGVYTSATTGEQINAGLIFSIQGNEAQLVRIWGFPRLAGKQEPQPFELTPRAGDTFTAYYRSYTDTGSGLEAKRFEGQTITFGNAPLKAVLGPTPSGDYVMGFLVRDIAGNYHYDYVEITVDNTNVPTTPTGAVLPSSSTTPPGFQRYESSLGFAIDHPETWRAFDTGNDRVIFSDRAIDDGVYVVVDVYKSVADDPTVATRLLMEELKQLVRQNGELRDDVSNVTVAGFDGLKIEYAYQTSQGSTSYVVAIVVTSPNTQWSYLLLFEAPEKSFDSQLTLFNTMLSSLVIG, encoded by the coding sequence ATGACTGCGCGGTTGATCGCTGTCAGTGGCCCACGAGCCGGACACTTATTTCAACTTAGTGATACACCGATTACAATCGGTCGGTCGCCTGATAATAGCATCGTGATCGCGAGCCAGCTTGCTTCACGCCGGCATGCCGAAATTCGGCGTGAGGGTGGAGTGTATGTGCTGGTTGATCTGGGCAGCTCGAACGGGACGTTGCTGAACGGCAAACCGGTGCAGCGGCAGATTCTCCGAAGCGGTGATACCTTTGTGATTGGCGATGAGGTCTTTCGGTTTGAAGAACTGCCCGCGGCAACGCTTGAACCGACGATTTCGCTTGCCGCAACATCACCCCCGCCGGAAAGTTGGAGTACACCGTCTCCACCTGCGGCAGGTTGGGGAACCCCACCGGCGCCGACCGGCGGTAACGTTCGTATCCCCGCCCCTCTTCCTTCTGCTGCCCCACCGGTTTCACCGCAAGCACGCCGTTTCCCCGTCTGGCTTATACTCACCGGTCTGTTTACCTGCATCATCCTGGCTGCTGCCGTAGCCGGTGGCGTGTGGTTTGTGAATCGCATCGGTACTGATGGTGGGGGTGTGGTTAGCTCCGGTGGCGGTGCGAATACTACCGGTGGTGGAAATGTGAACGAATCTGGTTCACCTGTACCGATACCGGAGATTACCCCAACCCGTGAACTACCGCCCAATGCGGCCGATTGGACGGTGTTGGTGTATCTCGATGGTGATAACAATCTGGAGTCGGATGCCATTGCGGATTTTCTCGAAATGGCCCGAGTTGGATCGACCGAGCGTGTACATATCGTCGTTGAATTCGACCGCATCCGCTCGCCAGAGTTTTGGGACGACAAACGGTATGACAATTGGGAAGGAACGCTACGCTTTCGGGTCGAAAAGGGGATGGAACCAACCCGTGCCAATGCGCTCGCCGATCTTGGTGAGCGCAACATGGGCGACCCGGCGACCCTCACCGACTTTCTAGTTTGGGGAATTGAGACGTACCCGGCCCAACGGTATGCCATCATCTTGTGGGATCACGGTGCCTCGTGGCTAGGTATTGCCAGTGATGATACCGATGGCGATGCGCTCAATCTGCCGGAGATCGGCTCGGCGTTTGAGACTGCGCTCAGGCGAACGCGGATCGGTGGCTTTGAATTGATCGGGTTTGATGCCTGTCTGATGGCACAGATCGATGTCTTGCATACGGTTGCACCTTACGGGCGGGTAGCCGTTGCCTCCGCCGAACTGGAACCGAACACCGGTTGGGCGTGGGATGCGTGGCTAGCGCAGTTGATCAATAATCCGGCCCAGGACGGCTATGTGATAGCGCCGGTCATTGTCCAGACGTATATGGATTCGTTTGGCACCGGCAGCGCTGATGAAGTCACCCTATCGGCTTTTGATCTGAGCCGGACCGATGAGCTGATCAACCGTCTTGACGCCTTCGCGCAGACATTGCAACGTGACGTGCAACAGAGCTATACCGCCATCGGGCAAGCGCGTTCGTTTGTGAATGTCTATGCACCCTCTTACGCCGAAGAGTTTAACGCTATCGATCTCCCGCACTTTTTAGCATTGTTACCGCAGCAAGGGGCGAGCGGGGCGGTGCGTGAGCGGGCCAATGAATTATTGCAGTTGATCGAGGAGGCGCGACTTGCCAACGGTGTCGGTGCGTATCATCGCCAGAGTGGTGGCTTGTCGATCTACTTCCCCCAGCTTGCCGAGCTGTACGCGGAAGCCTATGAACGTATTTCGCCGATACCACGGGCAACAGCGTGGGATGACTTCTTGGCTGCGTACTATCAGGCGGGGAATACGGCTGTTCGGCGCCCCACCATTCGCGATCTCCTGCTCAACCGTGAGGTAGTCAGTGTCAATGCACCGGCCAGTCTCACCGGTACGGTAGCCGGCAGCGATATTGCGTATGTCTTCCAGTTTATCGGTATTCCCAACGAACGCCGAGATACGGTCGATTTAATCTTGGTTGATTTCGTCTATCCACCCGGCACAACCCCCGGCAATCCAATACCGGACTGGAGCGATGGCGAGTTTAGTCTGCGTTTAAATTGGGACGCAACCAATTGGTATTTGAGCAACGGCACCGATTCGATTGAGGTTTTGCTTGGCCCGATCAAGTACGGTGTCGAGTTCTACGGCGTCGAAGGAGTATATACATCGGCGACGACCGGTGAACAGATCAACGCCGGTCTTATTTTTTCAATCCAAGGCAATGAAGCGCAATTGGTGCGGATTTGGGGTTTCCCCCGTCTTGCCGGTAAGCAGGAACCGCAGCCCTTCGAGCTAACGCCACGGGCCGGCGATACGTTCACCGCGTACTACCGTTCATATACCGATACCGGTAGTGGGTTAGAAGCCAAGCGCTTTGAAGGGCAAACGATAACCTTTGGTAATGCGCCGCTGAAAGCCGTTCTTGGCCCAACACCGAGCGGTGATTATGTGATGGGCTTTCTCGTGCGCGATATTGCCGGAAATTATCACTACGACTACGTTGAGATAACAGTAGATAATACCAACGTCCCAACCACACCGACCGGCGCCGTCTTACCATCGTCAAGCACGACACCGCCCGGCTTTCAACGCTACGAAAGCTCACTCGGTTTTGCTATCGACCATCCCGAAACGTGGCGCGCATTTGATACCGGTAATGATCGTGTAATCTTTTCCGATCGAGCTATTGACGATGGCGTGTATGTGGTTGTCGATGTGTATAAGTCGGTTGCCGATGATCCAACGGTGGCAACCCGCCTCTTGATGGAAGAGTTAAAGCAGTTGGTAAGGCAGAATGGTGAACTGCGTGATGACGTAAGCAATGTTACGGTCGCCGGCTTTGATGGCTTAAAGATCGAATATGCCTACCAGACGAGTCAAGGGAGCACGAGCTATGTAGTGGCAATTGTCGTCACAAGCCCAAATACGCAGTGGTCGTATCTACTCCTCTTTGAAGCGCCGGAAAAGAGCTTCGATAGTCAGTTAACCTTGTTTAATACGATGCTGAGCAGCCTCGTGATCGGGTAG
- a CDS encoding ABC transporter ATP-binding protein — MPLIFVAGYILTTHWYLRRLMPVIQRQREQYGVMNAGLEETISGIEVVKASAREALERSKYLRNAQRFRDLFVAQGDIEARYLPLLLFGIALGAEFFHALWLYSIGEVGIGQVVAVIGLMNALRFPTFISLFAFSVFQAGLAGARRILSIINAETDLDENPNGYRAPMRGEIVFENVSFDFTANPGEEPHQVLRDISFRIAAGQTVAIVGQTGSGKSALTQLVNRTYDTTSGRVLIDGVDVRDRNLDALRSQIGKIEQDIFLFSRTIGENIAFGAPGATHEQIEAAARAAQAHEFISRMPNGYQTVIGERGVTLSGGQRQRIALARAFLANPRILILDDSTGAIDSATEDEIQRAIRQAQQGRTVLPITHRLAQIRWADQILVLDGGRLVAAGTHEELLRTSPHYRRIFARYEHPAARPTSAPAAS, encoded by the coding sequence GTGCCACTGATCTTTGTAGCGGGTTATATCCTGACGACGCATTGGTATCTGCGTCGGTTGATGCCGGTTATTCAGCGTCAGCGCGAGCAGTATGGGGTGATGAATGCCGGCTTGGAAGAGACGATCAGCGGGATCGAGGTGGTGAAGGCCAGCGCGCGCGAGGCGCTCGAACGCTCGAAGTATCTGCGTAACGCGCAACGGTTCCGCGATCTGTTTGTGGCACAAGGCGACATCGAGGCCCGCTACTTGCCGCTGTTACTGTTTGGGATTGCGTTGGGAGCCGAATTCTTTCATGCGCTCTGGCTCTATAGCATTGGTGAAGTTGGGATAGGGCAGGTCGTGGCAGTGATCGGCTTAATGAATGCTTTGCGCTTCCCAACCTTCATCTCGCTCTTCGCCTTCTCGGTCTTTCAGGCCGGCTTGGCCGGTGCGCGCCGTATTCTCTCGATCATCAATGCCGAGACTGACCTCGACGAGAACCCGAATGGCTACCGCGCACCGATGCGAGGTGAGATTGTGTTCGAGAACGTGAGCTTCGATTTCACCGCGAATCCCGGTGAAGAACCGCATCAGGTGCTACGTGACATTTCGTTCCGCATTGCCGCCGGACAGACTGTGGCAATCGTTGGTCAGACGGGCAGCGGCAAGAGCGCGTTGACCCAGCTCGTCAACCGCACCTACGACACGACCAGCGGGCGGGTGTTGATCGATGGGGTGGATGTGCGTGACCGGAATCTCGATGCGCTCCGTTCACAAATCGGCAAGATCGAGCAGGATATTTTCCTCTTCTCTCGCACGATCGGTGAGAATATAGCCTTCGGCGCTCCCGGTGCCACCCACGAACAGATCGAGGCGGCGGCGCGCGCCGCCCAAGCCCACGAGTTCATCAGTCGTATGCCAAACGGTTATCAGACGGTCATTGGCGAACGCGGCGTGACCCTTTCGGGTGGGCAGCGGCAGCGGATTGCACTGGCCCGCGCGTTTCTCGCCAACCCGCGCATTCTCATTCTCGACGATAGCACCGGCGCGATCGATAGCGCCACCGAAGACGAGATTCAGCGCGCGATCCGGCAGGCACAGCAAGGGCGCACGGTGTTGCCGATCACCCACCGGCTGGCGCAGATCCGCTGGGCCGACCAGATCCTGGTGCTCGATGGCGGGAGGCTCGTCGCCGCCGGCACCCACGAGGAGCTGCTGCGTACATCACCGCACTACCGGCGAATCTTCGCTCGTTACGAGCATCCGGCGGCGCGCCCGACGTCAGCGCCGGCGGCAAGTTGA
- a CDS encoding ABC transporter ATP-binding protein gives MGFLFDGLDAEGYDRKYSDGQLVRRILSYFRPQAAKIITAALMISATALIEALIPIFISYSIDEIQTATSLNQAAVLAGALALIACLSWVFNLIRQTMSMRAIGEVVLALRRDAADAVLARDLSFYDEFPSGKIVSRVNSDTAAFAQVMTLTMDLLSRLLLVVVLVGYLATVSWSLTLVLLGLAPLIIGAALAFRSIARKVITASRRVNAEVSNHIQETVSGIGVAKTFRQEQAVYADFLDVNQKSRRVNLYTRYTFSSIFPLLNLLAAIGTALLIYLGGQKVYAGELTTGTWFLFIQGLQSFWFPLTSIASFWSQFQLGLAAGERVFALIDAEPRVTQLDQLNPGRLRGEIVFEQVDFAYKPDEPVLRQFNLHIKPGERVALVGHTGSGKSSIAKLIARFYEFQGGCIKIDGHDIRRLDLSAYRSQLGMVTQTPFLFDGTVRENIRYGNPDASDEEVLAAARRVGHGDWLATLPAGLDTPVGERGSNLSMGQRQLVALARVLLQNPAILILDEATVSIDPLTETLTQEGLDEAMRDRTAIIIAHRLSTVREVDRIIVLRRGEILEQGTHDQLPATGGHYAELYNTYFRHQSLEYIEAVGRR, from the coding sequence ATGGGTTTTCTGTTTGATGGCCTCGATGCGGAAGGCTACGATCGCAAATACAGTGACGGTCAATTGGTGCGGCGTATTCTGAGCTATTTTCGCCCACAAGCCGCCAAGATCATCACCGCCGCATTGATGATTAGCGCCACCGCATTAATCGAAGCGCTCATCCCGATCTTTATCTCGTACAGCATTGACGAGATTCAGACCGCGACTTCGCTCAATCAGGCGGCAGTATTAGCCGGTGCTCTCGCATTGATTGCCTGTCTGTCGTGGGTATTTAACCTGATCCGACAAACAATGTCGATGCGGGCGATTGGTGAGGTGGTGTTGGCCCTCCGTCGCGACGCCGCCGATGCGGTACTGGCCCGCGATCTCAGTTTCTACGACGAGTTTCCATCCGGCAAGATTGTTAGTCGGGTCAATTCCGACACCGCCGCCTTTGCGCAGGTAATGACACTGACGATGGATCTGCTGAGCCGGTTGTTGCTGGTGGTGGTGCTGGTCGGCTATCTCGCCACCGTCAGTTGGTCGCTGACGCTGGTGCTGCTGGGCTTAGCGCCGTTGATCATCGGTGCGGCCCTGGCATTTCGCTCGATTGCGCGTAAGGTCATTACCGCCTCGCGACGGGTGAATGCTGAAGTGAGCAATCATATTCAGGAGACGGTTAGTGGGATTGGTGTCGCCAAAACTTTCCGCCAAGAGCAGGCCGTTTACGCCGACTTTCTCGATGTCAATCAAAAGAGCCGGCGGGTGAATCTGTACACGCGCTACACTTTCAGCAGCATCTTTCCGCTGCTTAATCTGTTGGCCGCCATCGGCACTGCGCTCTTGATCTATCTCGGTGGGCAGAAGGTCTATGCCGGTGAACTCACTACCGGCACGTGGTTTCTGTTCATCCAAGGCTTGCAGAGCTTCTGGTTCCCGCTGACCAGCATCGCCTCGTTTTGGAGTCAGTTCCAACTCGGTTTGGCCGCCGGCGAGCGTGTCTTTGCCCTCATCGACGCCGAACCGCGGGTGACGCAGCTTGATCAACTCAATCCGGGTCGGCTGCGCGGCGAGATTGTGTTCGAGCAGGTCGATTTTGCGTACAAACCGGACGAACCGGTGTTGCGCCAGTTCAACCTGCACATCAAACCGGGGGAGCGGGTGGCACTGGTTGGTCATACCGGTTCCGGCAAGAGCAGTATTGCCAAGCTGATCGCCCGTTTCTACGAGTTTCAGGGTGGGTGCATCAAGATTGACGGTCACGATATTCGGCGGCTTGATCTGAGCGCTTACCGCAGTCAACTCGGTATGGTGACGCAGACGCCGTTTTTGTTCGACGGTACGGTGCGTGAGAACATTCGCTACGGGAACCCAGACGCGAGCGACGAGGAGGTACTAGCGGCGGCGCGACGGGTAGGGCACGGCGACTGGCTGGCGACCTTGCCGGCGGGTCTCGACACGCCGGTCGGCGAGCGTGGCAGTAATCTGAGCATGGGCCAACGCCAATTGGTAGCGCTGGCACGGGTCTTACTGCAAAACCCAGCTATTCTCATTCTGGATGAAGCAACGGTCAGTATCGATCCGCTCACCGAGACCTTGACTCAAGAGGGTTTAGATGAGGCGATGCGAGATCGGACGGCGATCATCATTGCCCACCGATTGAGCACGGTGCGCGAAGTTGACCGGATTATCGTGCTGCGTCGGGGCGAGATTCTCGAACAGGGGACACACGACCAATTACCGGCTACCGGTGGGCACTATGCCGAGTTGTACAACACCTATTTCCGTCACCAGAGCCTTGAATACATCGAGGCGGTGGGCCGGAGATAA
- the mvk gene encoding mevalonate kinase gives MATAPAKLILCGEHAVVYGRPAIALPLTDLRATATVTPAPAGSGPLIRAPDLGGQWRVTECPNEPLSALVLKIVEQFHIPTDIEITIHSAIPIASGMGSGAAIATAIVRELLAVGGQTVPTATIAELVYESERGYHGTPSGIDNTVVAFEQPIWFQRRPSLPPLIEPVTIGTPLTLVIGDSGVRSPTRLPVGAVRERWQAEPERYEALFDHVGEIVTAARTVLAQGDVAALGPLLDANHALLCEIGVSSAELNRLTDAARAAGALGAKLAGAGWGGVMVALTTPDQATTIAAALRTAGAVQTFITTIAATVDAA, from the coding sequence ATGGCAACGGCACCGGCAAAACTGATCCTCTGTGGCGAACACGCGGTTGTCTACGGGAGACCGGCGATCGCCTTGCCATTGACCGATCTGCGCGCAACGGCAACGGTGACGCCGGCGCCGGCGGGGAGTGGCCCGCTCATCAGAGCGCCCGACTTAGGTGGACAATGGCGGGTCACCGAATGTCCCAACGAACCCCTCAGTGCGTTAGTACTGAAGATCGTTGAGCAGTTTCACATCCCAACGGACATTGAAATTACCATCCATTCGGCGATCCCGATTGCCAGTGGGATGGGAAGCGGAGCTGCGATTGCGACGGCTATTGTGCGTGAGCTGCTTGCGGTTGGCGGACAAACGGTACCCACCGCGACCATTGCCGAGCTGGTGTACGAGAGCGAACGTGGTTACCACGGGACGCCGAGTGGGATCGATAATACTGTGGTCGCTTTTGAGCAGCCGATCTGGTTTCAACGCCGGCCATCTTTGCCACCCCTGATCGAACCGGTGACTATTGGTACACCGTTGACGCTGGTGATCGGCGACAGTGGTGTGCGTAGTCCGACGCGATTACCGGTTGGTGCCGTGCGTGAACGTTGGCAAGCCGAGCCAGAGCGTTATGAAGCACTGTTCGATCACGTAGGCGAAATAGTGACAGCCGCACGCACGGTGCTCGCGCAAGGCGATGTCGCAGCATTAGGGCCATTACTCGATGCCAACCACGCTCTCTTATGCGAGATCGGTGTCTCTTCAGCCGAACTCAATCGCCTAACCGACGCAGCGCGGGCAGCGGGCGCATTAGGCGCCAAACTGGCCGGTGCCGGTTGGGGTGGCGTTATGGTGGCATTGACCACTCCCGATCAGGCGACGACAATTGCCGCTGCGCTGCGCACTGCCGGTGCGGTGCAAACCTTTATAACGACCATCGCTGCTACGGTAGATGCTGCGTAA